In one window of Solanum pennellii chromosome 2, SPENNV200 DNA:
- the LOC107008625 gene encoding cyclin-D3-2 has translation MVFPLDSQLQNPISALLDGLYCEEDRFLDDDLGEWSSLDVGNENVKKTLPLLECDMFWEHDELATLLSKENEFHLGFQSLISDGSLMGARKEALDWMLRVIAYYGFTATTAVLAVNYFDRFVSGLCFQKDKPWMSQLAAVACLSIAAKVEETQVPLLLDLQVADSRFVFEAKTIQRMELLVLSTLKWKMNLVTPLSFIDHIMRRFGFMSNLHMDFLKKCERLILDIITDSRLLHYPPSVIATASMFYVINEIEPSNAMEYQNQLMSVLKVRKDIFEECHDLILELMDTACYKLCQSLKRKHHSVPGSPSGVIDAYFSSESSNESWSVASSISSSPEPQYKRNKTQDQRMTLAPLGSNLH, from the exons ATGGTTTTCCCTTTAGATTCCCAGCTCCAAAATCCTATTTCTGCTCTTCTTGATGGCCTTTACTGTGAGGAAGATCGATTCTTGGATGATGATTTAGGTGAATGGTCTAGTTTAGATGTGGGAAATGAAAATGTTAAAAAGACTCTGCCTTTATTAGAATGTGACATGTTTTGGGAACATGATGAGCTTGCCACACTTTTATCTAAGGAAAATGAGTTTCATTTGGGTTTTCAATCTTTAATCTCAGATGGGTCTTTAATGGGGGCTAGAAAAGAGGCTTTGGATTGGATGTTGAGGGTCATTGCTTACTATGGTTTTACTGCTACCACTGCTGTTTTAGCTGTGAACTATTTTGATAGGTTTGTGTCTGGATTGTGCTTTCAGAAAGATAAGCCTTGGATGAGTCAGCTTGCTGCTGTTGCGTGTCTTTCCATTGCTGCTAAAGTGGAGGAGACCCAAGTTCCCCTTTTGTTAGACCTACAA gTTGCTGATTCTAGATTTGTGTTTGAGGCAAAGACTATACAGAGAATGGAACTCTTGGTGCTTTCTACTCTTAAGTGGAAAATGAATCTGGTGACACCATTATCTTTCATTGATCATATTATGAGGAGATTTGGATTCATGAGCAACCTGCATATGGATTTTCTTAAGAAGTGTGAACGCCTCATTCTTGATATCATCACTG ATTCTAGGCTATTGCATTATCCTCCATCTGTTATTGCAACTGCATCGATGTTTTATGTGATCAATGAGATTGAGCCTAGCAATGCTATGGAATACCAAAATCAGCTCATGAGTGTTCTTAAAGTCAGAAAG GACATCTTTGAGGAATGCCATGATCTTATTCTTGAGTTAATGGACACTGCCTGTTACAAGCTCTGCCAAAGCCTCAAGCGCAAACATCATTCGGTACCTGGTAGTCCAAGTGGTGTTATTGATGCATATTTTAGTAGCGAGAGCTCGAATGAATCATGGTCAGTAGCATCTTCGATTTCATCCTCACCTGAGCCTCAGTATAAGAGAAACAAAACTCAAGATCAGCGAATGACACTAGCTCCACTGGGTAGTAATCTTCACTGA
- the LOC107008748 gene encoding F-box protein SKIP2-like → MGQYSSTHCGGGTKHRHSSPHPTLLPNHHRSASDNSQSDFFSLMNSDEDESPIPFVFGNRDYTDDLPDECLALIFQCLSSGDRKKCSLVSRRWLLVEGQSRHRLALNAKVEILPHVPTIFSRFDSVTKLALRCDRKSVSINDEALNLISLRCSKLIRLKLRGCRDVTDVGMSAFARNCKNLKKFSCGSCMFGAKGMNALLDNCSSLEELSVKRLRGMNDGFAADPIGPGAAASSLKSICLKELYNGQSFAPLIVGSKNLKTLKLLRCLGDWDRLFETIGSRENHVSEIHLERLQVGDTGLTAISNCPKLEILHLVKTPECTDAGVVAVASKCKLLRKLHIDGWRTNRIGDEGLVAIAENSSNLKELVLIGLNPTSTSLFAIASNCKKLERLALCGSDTIGDPEVTCIATKCMALKKLCIKGCEVTDQGIESFAWGCPNLVKIKVKKCKHVTGDVADRLRAMRQSLAVNLDGGEIDIEPVDSSASDGGAIEEAAEFQHTAAALPIIGASDIPSTSNVGRSSASKPWFGFFGGRGLVACTLRRWSNSNGESL, encoded by the coding sequence ATGGGCCAATATTCATCCACCCACTGCGGCGGTGGGACAAAACATCGCCACAGCAGTCCTCATCCTACCCTACTGCCCAATCACCACCGTTCCGCCTCTGACAATTCCCAGTCCGATTTCTTCTCCCTTATGAATTCAGATGAAGATGAGTCACCGATTCCGTTTGTTTTCGGCAACCGAGATTATACGGATGATCTTCCTGATGAATGTTTGGCTTTGATTTTTCAGTGCTTGAGTTCCGGTGACCGGAAAAAGTGTTCCCTTGTCTCCAGGAGATGGCTTTTGGTGGAGGGTCAAAGCCGTCACCGTCTTGCCCTCAACGCGAAAGTTGAGATTCTTCCGCATGTTCCTACCATCTTTTCTCGTTTCGATTCTGTGACGAAACTTGCTCTCCGATGTGACCGGAAATCGGTAAGTATAAACGATGAAGCTTTGAATCTTATCTCCCTTCGCTGTTCTAAACTTATTCGCCTTAAGCTTCGCGGTTGCCGTGATGTTACCGATGTGGGTATGTCTGCTTTTGCTCGGAATTGTAAGAATTTGAAGAAATTCTCTTGTGGGTCTTGCATGTTTGGGGCCAAAGGTATGAATGCTTTGCTTGATAACTGCTCTTCCCTTGAAGAATTATCTGTGAAACGTCTCCGGGGTATGAATGATGGGTTTGCAGCGGACCCAATTGGGCCAGGAGCTGCTGCTTCATCGCTTAAATCTATATGTTTGAAAGAGTTATATAATGGACAATCTTTTGCACCTTTGATTGTTGGGTCTAAAAATTTAAAGACTTTGAAGTTGTTGAGGTGTTTAGGTGATTGGGATAGGCTTTTTGAGACAATTGGAAGTAGGGAAAATCATGTTTCTGAGATTCATTTGGAGAGGCTTCAAGTTGGTGATACTGGACTTACAGCAATATCTAATTGTCCAAAGTTGGAGATTCTGCATTTGGTGAAGACACCCGAATGCACTGATGCTGGAGTTGTAGCAGTGGCTAGTAAGTGCAAGTTATTGAGGAAGCTTCACATTGATGGATGGAGGACAAATAGGATAGGTGATGAGGGTTTAGTTGCAATTGCTGAGAATAGTTCAAATCTCAAAGAATTAGTGCTTATCGGTCTGAATCCTACGTCGACTAGTCTGTTCGCAATAGCTTCTAATTGCAAAAAGTTGGAAAGATTGGCTCTTTGTGGTAGCGACACTATTGGAGATCCTGAAGTTACTTGTATTGCCACAAAATGTATGGCCTTGAAGAAGCTTTGTATCAAGGGATGTGAAGTAACTGATCAAGGGATTGAATCTTTCGCTTGGGGTTGCCCTAATTTGGTAAAAATCAAGGTGAAGAAGTGCAAGCATGTGACGGGTGATGTTGCAGATAGGTTACGAGCTATGAGGCAATCACTAGCAGTGAATCTTGATGGTGGGGAAATTGATATTGAACCTGTGGATAGTAGTGCAAGTGATGGTGGAGCAATAGAAGAAGCAGCAGAGTTTCAACATACTGCAGCTGCACTGCCCATAATTGGTGCTAGTGATATTCCATCGACGAGCAATGTAGGACGATCATCAGCATCAAAGCCATGGTTTGGCTTTTTCGGAGGAAGGGGCCTCGTTGCTTGCACTCTCCGTAGGTGGTCAAATAGTAATGGTGAGAGCTTATGA
- the LOC107011991 gene encoding phosphatidylinositol 3,4,5-trisphosphate 3-phosphatase and protein-tyrosine-phosphatase PTEN2A-like isoform X2, with translation MESESTSSSPQLSAKPSDAEAPKPIASQNNSSAQNTSKTPASTISSWAKTLNFPQPVAPGQQGSTVGDAGTSSFSRFASGLGLSFTSKASATNDRAGGNAPTTQSGVFESITKGLIDTSLNAVKAVQVKARHAVSQNKRRYQEDGFDLDMTYITENIIAMGFPAGDMSSGFFGYVEGFYRNHMEEVIKFFETHHQVASFPFDDHNCPPIHLIKLFCLSAYSWLKEDILNVVVVHCKAGMARTGLMICSLLLFLKFFPTAEECINYYNQKRCIDGKALILPSQIRYVKYFERILTQFGGEAPPGRRCMLRGFRFHKCSSWIRPSITISSHSGILFSTKKHRKTKDLMPEDFWIRTQRKGIMVFALPGEPGLTELAGDFKIYFHDHQGDFYCWLNTSMMENRLILDVSELDGFDKRKLPSPGFKVEIVMVDYDGSVPLKPKADGASKGKDPRQGNISSSSEGTKANLNKNKVSGGQNRGDDVFSDSEGEDGTPSSRRSQTRASQTAAAGVDSSSQKEQIANLTHNTEQLSLRNSDPKNGASEIKSETVERAAIPNLGSNDIKAIAADASVFSFGDDEDYESE, from the exons ATGGAATCTGAATCCACTAGTTCATCTCCACAACTCTCCGCTAAACCTTCTGATGCTGAAGCTCCCAAGCCAATTGCTTCCCAGAATAATAGTTCTGCTCAGAACACATCTAAGACACCTGCATCAACCATATCATCTTGGGCAAAAACCTTAAACTTTCCGCAGCCTGTAGCGCCTGGCCAGCAGGGGTCAACAGTTGGAGATGCTGGTACATCTTCCTTCTCACGTTTTGCAAGTGGACTTGGTTTGTCATTCACTTCAAAAGCTTCTGCGACAAATGATCGCGCTGGAGGCAACGCACCAACCACACAATCAGGTGTATTTGAATCAATCACTAAAGGGCTAATTGACACATCTTTGAATGCTGTGAAGGCTGTGCAAGTTAAGGCACGACATGCCGTATCTCAAAACAAACGAAGATACCag GAGGATGGATTTGATTTGGATATGACTTACATAACCGAGAACATCATAGCTATGGGTTTCCCTGCAGGTGACATGAGCTCTGGTTTTTTTGGATATGTGGAG GGATTCTATCGGAATCACATGGAGGAAGTGATCAAGTTTTTCGAGACTCATCATCAG GTTGCATCTTTCCCATTTGATGACCACAACTGCCCTCCAATTCATCTTATTAAACTGTTCTGCCTAAGTGCATATTCATGGTTGAAGGAGGACATTCTAAATGTGGTAGTTGTACACTGTAAAGCTGGAATGGCAAGGACAGGACTTATGATTTGTAGCCTCCTTTTGTTCTTGAAG TTCTTCCCAACAGCTGAGGAATGCATCAACTATTATAACCAAAAAAGATGCATAGATGGGAAGGCTCTTATTCTTCCAAGTCAGATT AGGtatgtaaaatattttgagcGCATCTTGACTCAATTTGGTGGTGAAGCTCCGCCAGGACGTAG GTGCATGCTGAGAGGATTTCGATTCCACAAGTGTTCATCCTGGATAAGGCCTTCAATTACTATATCTAGTCACAGTG GCATCCTATTCTCAACAAAAAAGCATCGAAAGACTAAGGACCTTATG CCTGAAGATTTTTGGATACGAACACAGAGAAAAGGAATTATGGTTTTTGCTCTACCAGGTGAACCTGGTCTAACTGAGTTGGCTGGCGACTTCAAGATCTATTTTCATGATCACCAAGGAGATTTCTATTG CTGGTTAAACACGTCAATGATGGAAAACAGACTGATTTTAGATGTCTCAGAATTGGATGGCTTTGACAAG AGGAAACTACCATCTCCCGGATTCAAAGTTGAGATTGTGATGGTGGATTATGATGGAAGTGTTCCGTTAAAGCCCAAGGCTGATGGTGCTTCCAAAGGAAAGGACCCGAGACAAGGAAACATTTCTTCATCGAGTGAAGGAACCAAAGCTAATTTGAACAAGAACAAGGTGTCCGGGGGCCAAAATCGTGGTGATGATGTATTTTCAGATAGTGAAGGGGAGGACGGTACACCTTCGAGTAGAAGAAGTCAGACAAGAGCTTCACAAACTGCTGCTGCAGGTGTTGATTCTAGCTCCCAGAAGGAGCAGATTGCCAATCTAACTCATAACACCGAACAACTTTCTCTTAGAAACAGCGATCCTAAAAATGGCGCAAGCGAGATCAAGAGTGAAACAGTTGAAAGAGCTGCTATTCCCAATCTCGGCTCAAATGATATTAAAGCCATTGCAGCAGATGCATCTGTGTTTAGTTTTGGAGATGATGAAGATTATGAAAGTGAATAA
- the LOC107011991 gene encoding phosphatidylinositol 3,4,5-trisphosphate 3-phosphatase and protein-tyrosine-phosphatase PTEN2A-like isoform X1, with amino-acid sequence MESESTSSSPQLSAKPSDAEAPKPIASQNNSSAQNTSKTPASTISSWAKTLNFPQPVAPGQQGSTVGDAGTSSFSRFASGLGLSFTSKASATNDRAGGNAPTTQSGVFESITKGLIDTSLNAVKAVQVKARHAVSQNKRRYQEDGFDLDMTYITENIIAMGFPAGDMSSGFFGYVEGFYRNHMEEVIKFFETHHQGKYKVYNLCSERLYDASLFGGKVASFPFDDHNCPPIHLIKLFCLSAYSWLKEDILNVVVVHCKAGMARTGLMICSLLLFLKFFPTAEECINYYNQKRCIDGKALILPSQIRYVKYFERILTQFGGEAPPGRRCMLRGFRFHKCSSWIRPSITISSHSGILFSTKKHRKTKDLMPEDFWIRTQRKGIMVFALPGEPGLTELAGDFKIYFHDHQGDFYCWLNTSMMENRLILDVSELDGFDKRKLPSPGFKVEIVMVDYDGSVPLKPKADGASKGKDPRQGNISSSSEGTKANLNKNKVSGGQNRGDDVFSDSEGEDGTPSSRRSQTRASQTAAAGVDSSSQKEQIANLTHNTEQLSLRNSDPKNGASEIKSETVERAAIPNLGSNDIKAIAADASVFSFGDDEDYESE; translated from the exons ATGGAATCTGAATCCACTAGTTCATCTCCACAACTCTCCGCTAAACCTTCTGATGCTGAAGCTCCCAAGCCAATTGCTTCCCAGAATAATAGTTCTGCTCAGAACACATCTAAGACACCTGCATCAACCATATCATCTTGGGCAAAAACCTTAAACTTTCCGCAGCCTGTAGCGCCTGGCCAGCAGGGGTCAACAGTTGGAGATGCTGGTACATCTTCCTTCTCACGTTTTGCAAGTGGACTTGGTTTGTCATTCACTTCAAAAGCTTCTGCGACAAATGATCGCGCTGGAGGCAACGCACCAACCACACAATCAGGTGTATTTGAATCAATCACTAAAGGGCTAATTGACACATCTTTGAATGCTGTGAAGGCTGTGCAAGTTAAGGCACGACATGCCGTATCTCAAAACAAACGAAGATACCag GAGGATGGATTTGATTTGGATATGACTTACATAACCGAGAACATCATAGCTATGGGTTTCCCTGCAGGTGACATGAGCTCTGGTTTTTTTGGATATGTGGAG GGATTCTATCGGAATCACATGGAGGAAGTGATCAAGTTTTTCGAGACTCATCATCAG GGAAAATACAAAGTTTACAATCTTTGTTCAGAGAGATTGTATGATGCATCATTATTTGGAGGAAAG GTTGCATCTTTCCCATTTGATGACCACAACTGCCCTCCAATTCATCTTATTAAACTGTTCTGCCTAAGTGCATATTCATGGTTGAAGGAGGACATTCTAAATGTGGTAGTTGTACACTGTAAAGCTGGAATGGCAAGGACAGGACTTATGATTTGTAGCCTCCTTTTGTTCTTGAAG TTCTTCCCAACAGCTGAGGAATGCATCAACTATTATAACCAAAAAAGATGCATAGATGGGAAGGCTCTTATTCTTCCAAGTCAGATT AGGtatgtaaaatattttgagcGCATCTTGACTCAATTTGGTGGTGAAGCTCCGCCAGGACGTAG GTGCATGCTGAGAGGATTTCGATTCCACAAGTGTTCATCCTGGATAAGGCCTTCAATTACTATATCTAGTCACAGTG GCATCCTATTCTCAACAAAAAAGCATCGAAAGACTAAGGACCTTATG CCTGAAGATTTTTGGATACGAACACAGAGAAAAGGAATTATGGTTTTTGCTCTACCAGGTGAACCTGGTCTAACTGAGTTGGCTGGCGACTTCAAGATCTATTTTCATGATCACCAAGGAGATTTCTATTG CTGGTTAAACACGTCAATGATGGAAAACAGACTGATTTTAGATGTCTCAGAATTGGATGGCTTTGACAAG AGGAAACTACCATCTCCCGGATTCAAAGTTGAGATTGTGATGGTGGATTATGATGGAAGTGTTCCGTTAAAGCCCAAGGCTGATGGTGCTTCCAAAGGAAAGGACCCGAGACAAGGAAACATTTCTTCATCGAGTGAAGGAACCAAAGCTAATTTGAACAAGAACAAGGTGTCCGGGGGCCAAAATCGTGGTGATGATGTATTTTCAGATAGTGAAGGGGAGGACGGTACACCTTCGAGTAGAAGAAGTCAGACAAGAGCTTCACAAACTGCTGCTGCAGGTGTTGATTCTAGCTCCCAGAAGGAGCAGATTGCCAATCTAACTCATAACACCGAACAACTTTCTCTTAGAAACAGCGATCCTAAAAATGGCGCAAGCGAGATCAAGAGTGAAACAGTTGAAAGAGCTGCTATTCCCAATCTCGGCTCAAATGATATTAAAGCCATTGCAGCAGATGCATCTGTGTTTAGTTTTGGAGATGATGAAGATTATGAAAGTGAATAA
- the LOC114075951 gene encoding uncharacterized protein LOC114075951 isoform X1: MNRGKPQTRPTRPIAPTPGVNPFTIRPDPNQVRPTALNPGANPYPIRPSLSQNRYSALAHFPPLNQTALPQCSSSNMLVLKKPFSQDPESSVSPSGKLRFSQKQTSESYAMKQPENFAEAVSPATKKVTGKALSTEKENFEVYPLYTLPILALDKELENFEIRNLLKPVYNNRNCVDSDNALKTRRYFEFILIDTGSIEIEHELADQSDPDSIAYSKFTIKKILSPSNWLTDHLLTPINLSKRFNPQTFNWFDYRNAWMNFLFVRPITHSWFVKYCTEASTSVIPRWFYEWWSYFGGNKQVRPKRFEDGYLQFQIDENISTLPKHIKLCKYFFKRRLSYIISWTFCTAEFDRIKYLSKEIRIKGWSPAKRESPSSSKRPPVKDSPSKSELKQRLEKALSELDNEKANPDQAAIEQLLEEASSQSDDNGDMLNPKALAQSYLNPFD, encoded by the coding sequence ATGAATCGAGGAAAACCACAGACTAGGCCAACCAGGCCTATTGCACCAACTCCTGGAGTAAATCCGTTTACAATTAGGCCAGATCCAAATCAGGTCAGGCCTACAGCACTAAATCCTGGAGCAAATCCATATCCAATCAGGCCAAGCTTAAGTCAAAATAGATACTCAGCATTGGCTCATTTTCCACCACTTAATCAAACAGCATTACCACAATGCAGTTCTTCAAACATGCTTGTATTGAAGAAACCTTTCTCTCAGGATCCAGAATCCTCTGTATCTCCTTCGGGAAAACTCAGATTTTCCCAAAAGCAAACAAGTGAAAGCTATGCAATGAAGCAACCAGAAAACTTTGCAGAAGCTGTATCTCCGGCAACTAAGAAGGTTACAGGAAAAGCTCTTTCCAcagagaaagaaaattttgaagtatATCCTTTATATACTCTCCCTATCCTTGCTCTTGACAAGGaattagaaaattttgaaattagaaATCTACTTAAACCTGTTTATAATAATAGGAATTGTGTAGATAGCGATAATGCCTTAAAAACCAGAAGGTATTTTGAATTCATTCTTATCGATACAGGTTCGATCGAAATCGAGCATGAACTTGCAGATCAATCAGACCCGGATAGCATTGCCTATTCGAAATTTACAATTAAAAAGATTTTGTCTCCCTCTAACTGGTTGACTGATCATCTCCTTACCCCTATAAATCTTTCTAAAAGATTTAACCCCCAAACATTTAATTGGTTCGACTACAGGAATGCGTGGATGAACTTCTTATTTGTTAGACCAATCACTCATTCGTGGTTTGTCAAATATTGCACAGAAGCCTCGACTTCTGTAATCCCCAGGTGGTTCTACGAATGGTGGAGTTACTTTGGAGGAAATAAACAGGTTAGGCCTAAAAGGTTTGAAGATGGATACcttcaatttcaaattgatgAGAACATCTCTACCCTTCCAAAGCATATAAAATTATGTAAGTACTTCTTTAAAAGACGTCTATCTTATATTATAAGTTGGACATTTTGTACTGCAGAATTTGACAGGATAAAATATCTCTCTAAAGAGATAAGGATCAAAGGATGGTCTCCTGCAAAGAGAGAATCTCCATCATCTTCTAAAAGGCCACCAGTCAAGGATTCACCATCCAAGAGTGAATTAAAACAACGCCTTGAAAAAGCATTATCTGAATTAGATAATGAAAAGGCTAATCCAGATCAAGCTGCGATCGAGCAACTTCTTGAAGAAGCTTCGTCACAAAGTGACGATAATGGCGACATGTTAAATCCTAAGGCTCTAGCTCAGTCTTATTTAAATCCATTTGATTAA
- the LOC114075951 gene encoding uncharacterized protein LOC114075951 isoform X2 — protein MNRGKPQTRPTRPIAPTPGVNPFTIRPDPNQVRPTALNPGANPYPIRPSLSQNRYSALAHFPPLNQTALPQCSSSNMLVLKKPFSQDPESSVSPSGKLRFSQKQTSESYAMKQPENFAEAVSPATKKVTGKALSTEKENFEVYPLYTLPILALDKELENFEIRNLLKPVYNNRNCVDSDNALKTRRYFEFILIDTGSIEIEHELADQSDPDSIAYSKFTIKKILSPSNWLTDHLLTPINLSKRFNPQTFNWFDYRNAWMNFLFVRPITHSWFVKYCTEASTSVIPRWFYEWWSYFGGNKQNLTG, from the exons ATGAATCGAGGAAAACCACAGACTAGGCCAACCAGGCCTATTGCACCAACTCCTGGAGTAAATCCGTTTACAATTAGGCCAGATCCAAATCAGGTCAGGCCTACAGCACTAAATCCTGGAGCAAATCCATATCCAATCAGGCCAAGCTTAAGTCAAAATAGATACTCAGCATTGGCTCATTTTCCACCACTTAATCAAACAGCATTACCACAATGCAGTTCTTCAAACATGCTTGTATTGAAGAAACCTTTCTCTCAGGATCCAGAATCCTCTGTATCTCCTTCGGGAAAACTCAGATTTTCCCAAAAGCAAACAAGTGAAAGCTATGCAATGAAGCAACCAGAAAACTTTGCAGAAGCTGTATCTCCGGCAACTAAGAAGGTTACAGGAAAAGCTCTTTCCAcagagaaagaaaattttgaagtatATCCTTTATATACTCTCCCTATCCTTGCTCTTGACAAGGaattagaaaattttgaaattagaaATCTACTTAAACCTGTTTATAATAATAGGAATTGTGTAGATAGCGATAATGCCTTAAAAACCAGAAGGTATTTTGAATTCATTCTTATCGATACAGGTTCGATCGAAATCGAGCATGAACTTGCAGATCAATCAGACCCGGATAGCATTGCCTATTCGAAATTTACAATTAAAAAGATTTTGTCTCCCTCTAACTGGTTGACTGATCATCTCCTTACCCCTATAAATCTTTCTAAAAGATTTAACCCCCAAACATTTAATTGGTTCGACTACAGGAATGCGTGGATGAACTTCTTATTTGTTAGACCAATCACTCATTCGTGGTTTGTCAAATATTGCACAGAAGCCTCGACTTCTGTAATCCCCAGGTGGTTCTACGAATGGTGGAGTTACTTTGGAGGAAATAAACAG AATTTGACAGGATAA